A portion of the Aphelocoma coerulescens isolate FSJ_1873_10779 chromosome 1, UR_Acoe_1.0, whole genome shotgun sequence genome contains these proteins:
- the FOXM1 gene encoding forkhead box protein M1, with protein MRTSPRRPLILKRRKLTLPQKDESSTSARDENRGQDEKTPKQEHRQEDQHNRQPRDKRDCGLQKFPAGIKIIDHPTMPNTQVVAIPTNADIQSIIEALTAKGKECGNNGPNKFILISGGGTSRSAGPALSQHLPSEKKASAAIKAAEGQEREKNVAQTPGPAGSTALWHSGVDPLIGQEQENNSSGETMSSVLDNSLTNIQWLGKMRSDGLNPSSVKEDTEKENQMPLQERVKTEEEAAAAAIPTAAASSSWQDSVSERPPYSYMAMIQFAINSTEKKRMTLKDIYTWIEDHFPYFKHVAKPGWKNSIRHNLSLHDMFVRETSTNGKISFWTIHPDANRCLTLDQVFKPLDLGSPTSPECSESQQKSRLPDPLKNMGSKTEPQNSRRKMKPLLPRVNSYLVPIQFPLSQPLVLQPSMKVPLSMAQGASLNSSETLQSNKRVRIAPKMSLSAEESPSLPTAAVKEEGQSDEGLFSPTHSVQDNSSQPGEELSSFPEGACIKEEEGSQLGDWLSPFASTVTVKEEPSLFLPDSSTKERKQFTTLKSPSKAVSDSLVIKRRERREVGRSRRKQHLALPCSEEPVLVLPESSGFDPFRLGADRPFPQENQPLENVSQLSCSQGEEGAFKTPVKDMFSKLPVSSTPSKVSATTTPSLEGLDPWKSASLAKGSHELDFSPVKTLQLPFTPLQDNQDLLGFNSTPLKNPLFDSPRELLNTESSDMVHVPLTSSPAFIRDTSKQSSVELTASAFTENRSLMEGLILDTMNDSLSKILLDISFPGLEDENLGTDISWSQLIPELK; from the exons ATGAGGACCAGCCCTCGCAGGCCCTTAATTCTCAAAAGACGGAAACTGACCCTCCCACAGAAGGATGAATCCAGTACTTCAGCAAGAGATGAGAACAGAGGTCAGGATGAAAAGACTCCTAAGCAGGAGCACAGGCAGGAAGATCAACACAACAGACAACCCAGAGACAAAAGGGACTGTGGCCTGCAGAAATTCCCAGCAGGAATAAAGATAATTGACCATCCTACAATGCCCAACACGCAGGTGGTGGCCATCCCTACAAATGCTGATATCCAGAGCATCATAGAGGCATtgacagcaaaaggaaaagagtgTGGCAACAATGGACCTAACAAGTTCATTCTCATTAGTGGTGGGGGCACATCCCGTTCTGCAGGTCCAGCACTATCACAGCATCTCCCATCAGAGAAGAAAGCCAGTGCAGCAATCAAGGCTGCAGAAGGtcaagaaagagagaagaatgtTGCACAGACACCTGGTCCTGCAGGCAGTACAGCACTCTGGCATTCAGGAGTTGATCCTCTGATTGGACAGGAACAGGAGAACAACA GCAGTGGCGAGACAATGAGCTCCGTGTTGGACAACAGTCTCACTAACATCCAGTGGCTGGGGAAGATGAGATCCGATGGACTAAATCCCTCTTCTGTGAAGGAAGACACAGAGAAAGAGAATCAGATGCCTCTGCAGGAAAGAGTCAAG ACTGAagaagaagctgctgctgctgctattcctactgctgctgcctcctcctcatGGCAGGATTCAGTGTCAGAACGACCTCCTTACTCCTACATGGCCATGATCCAGTTTGCCATCAACAGCACTGAGAAGAAGCGCATGACCCTGAAGGACATCTATACCTGGATTGAGGATCATTTCCCTTATTTTAAACATGTAGCTAAGCCAGGTTGGAAG AACTCCATTCGGCACAACCTGTCTCTTCATGATATGTTTGTCCGTGAGACGTCTACTAATGGTAAAATCTCCTTCTGGACTATTCACCCTGATGCAAACCGTTGCCTAACATTGGACCAGGTATTTAAG CCGCTGGACTTGGGGTCACCAACATCGCCTGAGTGCTCTGAATCA CAACAAAAGAGTCGTCTTCCAGATCCCCTGAAGAACATGGGAAGCAAAACTGAACCCCAGAATTCAC GCCGAAAGATGAAGCCTTTGCTTCCTCGTGTCAACTCCTACCTGGTTCCGATCCAGTTTCCTTTGAGTCAGCCTCTTGTCTTGCAGCCTTCTATGAAGGTTCCTCTGTCCATGGCACAGGGAGCTTCCCTTAACAGCTCGGAGACTTTGCAGAGCAATAAGCGTGTGCGCATTGCTCCAAAG ATGTCACTGTCTGCAGAAGAGTCACCCTCCTTACCCACGGCTGCTGTCAAGGAGGAAGGTCAAAGTGACGAAGGTTTATTTTCCCCAACCCATTCCGTACAGGATAACAGCTCACAGCCTGGTGAGGAATTGTCTTCTTTCCCTGAGGGTGCCTGTATAAAGGAGGAAGAAGGCTCTCAGCTGGGTGACTGGCTGTCCCCATTTGCCTCAACCGTAACGGTCAAGGAAGAGCCAAGCTTGTTCCTCCCAGACTCATCCACAAAGGAGAGGAAACAATTCACCACACTGAAGTCCCCATCTAAGGCAGTTTCTGACTCTTTAGTTAtaaagaggagggaaaggcGGGAAGTGGGCAGATCCAGAAGGAAACAACACCTAGCACTGCCTTGCTCAGAAGAGCCTGTCCTTGTTTTGCCAGAAAGCAGTGGCTTTGACCCTTTCCGGTTAGGGGCAGACCGTCCCTTCCCGCAGGAAAACCAGCCCCTTGAGAATGTATCGCAGCTCAGCTGCTCACAGGGAGAAGAGGGGGCCTTTAAAACACCAGTCAAGGACATGTTCAGCAAATTGCCGGTTTCTTCCACTCCCAGCAAAGTCTCAGCCACTACTACCCCGTCACTAGAGGGCCTTGACCCCTGGAAGTCTGCTTCCTTAGCCAAGGGAAGTCATGAGCTGGACTTCAGTCCAGTGAAAACCCTTCAGCTGCCATTCACACCCCTCCAGGACAACCAGGACTTGCTGGGTTTTAACAGCACACCCCTTAAAAATCCTCTCTTTGATTCTCCTCGGGAACTGCTCAATACAGAATCCAGTGACATGGTCCATGTGCCCCTCACGAGCTCTCCAGCATTTATTCGTGACACTTCCAAGCAATCCTCTGTTGAACTGACAGCCTCTGCCTTTACTGAAAACCGGTCACTCATGGAGGGCCTTATCCTGGACACCATGAATGACAGTCTCAGCAAAATCCTTCTAGATATCAGCTTTCCTGGTCTTGAGGATGAAAATTTAGGAACAGAT
- the RHNO1 gene encoding RAD9, HUS1, RAD1-interacting nuclear orphan protein 1 codes for MPPKKKCTYKARKAELVFLERPRAGPIHCYETPLHSAENPRRVPTKPVDQNTSAAWVCPQFDTTKSVVLKVCQKKHRGPHKPYNHDANHSSFHAGGACRGAVACRFPPLTFENPAGHAVPQLDDPNRLRKKAQCSHNQPKKGTAANANIEVKSPDNCGEPAPQPVEQEVLSPPDAEAAQAPSPRNGRCSNTLSQSSHAWHPEKELAFGIEPCGRRESAAVLVTDTPEHEYGIKVTWRRRPHIMRYLREQGKLSAADILVKANIELSRRQAHA; via the exons ATGCCTCCGAAGAAGAAGTGTACCTACAAGGCCAGGAAGGCAGAGCTGGTTTTCCTTGAGAGGCCACGGGCAGGACCCATCCATTGTTATGAAACTCCACTGCATTCAGCCGAGAATCCCAGACGTGTGCCTACAAAACCTGTGGACCAGAACACCTCTGCTGCCTGG GTGTGCCCACAATTTGACACAACTAAGTCAGTGGTGTTGAAAGTATGCCAGAAGAAGCATCGTGGTCCTCACAAGCCCTATAATCATGATGCCAACCACAGTTCATTTCATGCAGGAGGAGCTTGTCGAGGAGCTGTAGCCTGCAGATTTCCTCCTTTAACTTTTGAGAATCCAGCAGGACATGCCGTCCCTCAGTTGGATGATCCAAATCGCCTGAGAAAGAAGGCACAATGCTCTCACAACCAGCCTAAGAAAGGGACAGCAGCAAATGCCAACATCGAGGTGAAGAGTCCCGATAACTGTGGAGAGCCCGCTCCCCAGCCTGTGGAGCAGGAAGTCCTTAGTCCACCAGATGCAGAGGCTGCACAGGCTCCTTCCCCAAGGAATGGGAGATGCAGCAACACTCTGTCACAAAGTAGTCACGCCTGGCATCCAGAAAAAGAGCTGGCGTTTGGTATTGAGCCCTGTGGGAGACGGGAGTCGGCAGCAGTACTGGTCACTGATACTCCCGAGCACGAGTATGGAATAAAGGTCACCTGGAGACGGCGGCCTCACATAATGAGATACCTGCGGGAGCAAGGGAAACTGAGCGCTGCTGATATTCTGGTGAAAGCAAACATCGAGCTCTCGAGGAGACAGGCCCACGCCTGA